Part of the Mus caroli chromosome 1, CAROLI_EIJ_v1.1, whole genome shotgun sequence genome, CAGTCTAAACATGGCTGCTCGGGCATGGGCTTCGGGCAAAGGAATATAAATACGTTTctcaaatcttaaaataaaagaaattatacaGATGATGTAAAGCATATAGGCTTAATTTCAATGTAAAATTAGCATGTTTAGAAAAATCCCACATGATTAGTTGGATAGTCTTTATTATACTAAGATAGGGTGAATAAGATCAGAGttaaatgcacatatatttaagtgtttcatgcatacacatattccTACCTACCTCGAGGGAAGACTATCTATAATATActgaaaactaaaattagaaGCAAAATAGTCAGGAAACAAATTTTGAGGGGTTTAATCTTTCTCACACAACTTTTGGGTCCTTTGTGGCTGTTTCTATGTCTGGAATTTAAAGCATAAAAGCACATCTTACAAGACTGCATTCGGAACTTGTGATGAAAAGTAATGATTCATAATACAAAATAAGGGTTACCATAATTCTCTAAATTCAAAATAGTAAAACTACTTAAAATCTTTCAAAATAGACATTATACAAAATGTTCTTACTATGAGTTCATTCTGAATAATCCTGTACTATACGTAATTACTATTTTTACTTGCCTTCATTAAATTCAAGCATTTGGAAACTGAGAGGAAGCAGTGAGAGACAGTTTTCCAGACCCCCTGGGGCAGTGACATTTTTAAACGTTTTTCTTACCTTACCTTTATTAGCTGGCCTTCCTTTGGAATCAGGCTTTCTAACCTACCTAACACATTTCCTCTGGAGGTATCAGGTGCTATCTAAGTGAAGGGGATAAAAGTGGTATGTACTGAACTGCTTTTTACTATGCAACTAAAGAATGCTTCAGGGAGCTGAGGAGCTGTAAACAATCTACATACTGCTCCTATAGCTGAACTTGCATCTTTACAAAGAAGACTTGCTATTGTTTTAAACAGGGTTTCACACAGTCcgagctggtctggaacttgctacaaagctaaggataaccttgacTTCTtggctctcctgtctcctcccaagtgctggtattcaGGTGGTTGCTACTTTGCCCATATCAGACATAAATCTCTTATTTTTTACAACTAAAAATCTATCTTCCTAGGCAAGCAGGGTAGctcatgcccataatcccagcatgtggaagGCTGAAGTAGGGGGGATGCTCTGAGTCAGGGTACATCCCTGAGTTACAGAGTAAACAACAAGAAGTCATTTTGCAAAACTTTATATGAAGATTTTCACTGAGATACAAAACTGTTTGTCAATTTTGAAGCATCATTCCTCTTAAACTTACTAAAATAAAGCTAAGCATAGATGCCAAGCAATGTTCTTTCCAAAGTGGAAGGCCCCAGTATAGAGAGCACTTATTTTCATTATAGCAGGCACACAAATAAGCAATTCCTCCTGCCCAACACAAGGACACAAAAAAGGCTAGAAGTCAATAATTGATTTTCAAAAAGCCATCAGAGTAAATTCTTATACAGGAAAGGGAAATTATCATCTATTGCTACACCAAAAGTTAGCAATAAGATGTTTATCTATCATCATACCTTCGCCTAATTGCAGAATCCAGAACCCAGGGTATATTTGTAGCTCCCAGAACCAAAATGCCATCATTGTCCACACCAACTCCTGCATTAAAATAGGTAATATTTAAAGTACTACTTCGGTACTTTCTTTTTTAGAGTCCCTGGTGCATCCTCACTATGGATGACAGTGCTGCAGAGGGATGTTTTTAAAGAAGCATGGAAGGCACTCAGCATATTCTCCTGCAGCatcccatctctcccttcccatgaGCCCCCTCTGTTCCCCAAGGCAGTTGACTTAACTTTGATACCATATAGATACCTGTAAGTTTACATAGTCATAGAATCTATGAACTACAAGTAAGACAAAAtaagatatttgtctttctgagggtGACTTAGTTTGTTTAATATGATTATCTCTAGTTATGTTCATTTTTCTGCAAATGACCCAATTTCATTCTTTgcagctaaaaaagaaaaactctctctccctctctctctctctcacacacacacacacacacacacaccccgtttGTATGTTCCACTAAGAACGGCAGTGCTTTACATAACAGTAACGTGCTTCATCTTCACCTTTACAAAACCTTTAACTAAACAAGAACCATGTTGCACAGGTCTCAGTCAAATCATCTGAAGAAGCAAATACCCTAAATTACAGACAAATACtattaatattcttttcaaaTTGTTCTTTCATGAAGCGCCTGGTAAATTAGTAGAGATATTAATCTCCTTACTAATAACATTTGTGAATCCTGTAAGATAATTTAAAACATGACAGATTCCTGCAGGGAGTGATGGTGCAGAGgtcagtgctagggaggcagagccaggtgatCACTGTGAGGCTATCTTGGTCTCTGTAGGAAGTTAACAGCCAGTCAGGGCTAAGcagtgagaccttctctcaaaacaaaaacagtaatggaaataataacattttagaGAAATTCTGCTTAAATTCTTTCCCACTAATAGTGAAAAAAGAATTGGAAAGTGTCTTAGAATCCAACAATCCTACCTTGCATTTGAACCAGGAACTCTGTCTTAATTCTCCGTGCAGCCTCGCTCTCATTCTCACTTCTGGAACCACACAGAGAATCAATCTCATCGATGAAGATGATAGAAGGCTTGTTCTCTCTGGCAAGCTGGAATAAGTTCTTAACCAGTCTGCGAAGAGTAAGTAAAGCTCAGCTCCTGAACGGCACTAAAGGCCCCCATCAAAGCAATGCACAGGAGTTCTAAGAACCATGCACACCTAAGGCCTAGTCATGCTGTCGGGGTAGAGAATGATAAATTACAACTACACGGTCCACTGAGTTATAGAAGCACCCACATGACCACGGACAAACGCATACACatacttactatttttttttcctacaaaataaATTCCTAGCCTGGTCCAGAGCTTGACCAAGAGATGAATACCTACTGTTACATGCTCCCTCCCCCTGGCCCCCGAGTTCTTAGGAAAGGTACTTGAAACCCATTAACCACAGACAGCCTAAGTTACCGTAGCCTCCAGGGACCAACGTAAAGACTTTCAATGCACCACTCACTTTTCGCTTTCCCCTAGCCACTTAGACACAAGGTCAGAGGAAGATATTGAGAAAAATGTTGAGTTGTTTGCTTCCGTTGCAACAGCTTTAGCCAAATAAGATTTTCCTGTTCCTGGTGGTCCAAATAATAGGATTCCTCTCCAAGGTGTCCGCTTTCCTACAATTGTATTAAAAAAGACATGAGAATTTCAAGACTATTCATTTCACTTACTTCAGACATTAGCCACACTGAAAAATACTGTAAAAAGGTCTTCATTGGAAAGCtatcagtaaaataaaaagatagcTTTAAAAAGTCTAACATATGTCTTCAGTGCATATAACTTGCTCTTCTAGAAACATTATCAGAAGTGCATTCACTGCTTCATTGGACAGAAAGTTCATTTACTTGCTCATTCATCTGCTCAGCCAATGTATGGAGACAACACTGTGAGAAACAGATGGACAAAAGGATCTCTGCTCCCCAGGGAGAAAGTTCAGTTAAAGAGTACTGCTCAAAACTAGACTAATACAGGAAAACTGCAGCCATAGAGCAGGGCTGCTGCAAAGACTTGCTTCTATCACCTGTGGAGGAAGGACAAGGCATGAACTCACAGTCTGGGGGACTTGTGATTTCTAAGGAGTTCCTGATTTACCAGGAAGCACAAGCCAGTGCTACCATCAGCAGCTTCAAAGATTGGGTAATGATATGGGAGCTATTATTGTAAATCCTACTTCTGCTTAAAAGAAATGAGGGGATAGGAAATCAACCTTTTGTGCCTTAATTTGGCTAATCAGAAATTATAGTATTGACTAAAATACACCATGATGtatagaataaatttaaaagtctaCAAAAACTGCAGATAGGTACCTAGTGTCTGTAGAACTGTCTGTCCCTAGATAACTAATGAAAAACTAGATTAATATTACTTGACTTTCAGAATTTTAccacttttctcttttaaatgcaCACTACTCTAAGTCAATGTTGTACTGCTCAGTTGGTGCACAGAACACTAGTATGATAGGAAATGATTTTAGGTAATATGTACTTTTAAGTGATTACCTTTTAAATATGTTTGATAGACACTTCTTTCATTCATCATAGATAGtaagtagttttaaaaataattataatcaagtaaaagtaaacaagaaaacTTGAAGCTCAAATACAGGTAAAATCTATTCTGTTAGAAGTCTCTGGGGAagaagcaggcaggaaggcaaaTGCCATGCTACCTTGAGCTGGAAGGCCAGTACACAGACACATTGACTTATAGGGTCCTCCATGTCCCTCTGTGTGTCCTGAGGACTGAGCTATAAGCAGCCCCCTAGAGTGAGGTAGGTGAGATGCAGCCCAGATTCTTTGCTGTATCTGCTCTCTGTGACATCAATGTTTGAACTTGTTCAGTTTGCAACATGAACCaacttgttttcaaaacaaaaataaaacacctctGTGTTAGACTGTGGGTACAGTCCTATCACAGGCACAGAGGTCACCAGTCACAAAAAGGACATGAAAAAACAGTTCAGCACAGTGCAGATGGTCACTTACGCTGCAGCTAGAACCAGAGCTATCATATCCCCAGGTGCTGGGGTCAGGAGACCTCTCTTCAGAGGGTTAAGGATGGTGTTCTCTGTCCCTACAGGATGTGCACTCCATCTGAGGCAGTCAATTAATTAactcctctttttaaaaactggaaacaCTTTGAAAACTAACACGTGACTACTGCACAAATTCAGATAAAACTCAGAGGGTAAAGTTAACCTGTAACTGTATTCTCTAGGCCCTTACTGGCATTTTAAAGTCTATAGACATTTACTTCTAAGAATACATATTTACTTCATAAACATGGACTCATACTCTACgttttttataatttgttttctgataCTTATAATAGATGTGGACATGTTTCAACAAATTATCATGTGGGCTTAAATTTCTTAATATGAATACGCTCACTGTGTTTTAATGAGTATGTAGCATTCCACTGATTTACCTTAAGCCTTATTGGCTGACAATTAGATTTTGCAATGAATACTTACAAATATAGACATGAACAGGAATATATCTGGGAAGATGTATTTACTAATGTCAAAACTCAGTGCTCTACCTTAGCCACtggtttcttttaaataaagttgaTAAGAAGCCATTTCACCTGTAAACAGATGAGGAAACTTAATAGGCAGAATCACagcctctttaagagcttctttGGCTCCTTCGAGACCAGCAACATCACTCCACTTCACATTCGGTCGCTCTATAACAATGGCACCTGCAAAATATTGGGTCATCTTTCAACCGAGGAAGACTAGTTCAGCAAGCTAGAAAGCAACATTTAAAACCCACAGCGTAAAGTCGTCTGGGAAAGGTCTTAGTACTAAAACCTTCTAAAGTAATGCAAGGAGGAAGCAGTTAGAAATCATCAAGAGGCAGGAACTTAGGTGGGTGGCTGGACAGCTAAGGGCTGGACTCAATGCCTACATTTTTGCTGCCTCATCAGTGCAATGACACTAATCCTACCTAGCAAAGCAACACAGACAGGCTATCACAAGGATCAGGTGACACAGTATCAGAGCTGGGTACGGCCCTGGGCAATCAACGTACTTCCCAGCAGGGCTGGTTTACGGTTTCGCTTGTTAACACTCTCAGGTGAGAATACACTTCAGTGATTTTAACTAAAGACAGAGGAAAAAGTCAGAGGAAAGTCAGAAGGGATAGAAATGAGACAGGAGCAGATGATGGAAAAGACAAATGTGTCCCTAAACATCTACAGTTCTTGAGTTTGCCACTTTTCGTCTAGCTTTTAAacagaatcattaaaaaaattaaagttacttaAAGGGATGATTTAGTTCCTCAAAGCAGTACATTTAAAAACTACAGCAAgtgttactaaaaaaaaaaaaaagcctgcacTTTATTAGAAGACGCTTCCAGCTATTTCCATTACAAGTGTTCCCATTCTTCTAGTGTGTAAGAACTGCTTTACTGCAAATCACTAAAGAAAGAGTCCAAGATGAGAAGCAGCCACTCTTGTGCTGCGAAATGGCTGTCAGCAAAGCACCTGCAAGTGTGAGGGTCTTGCATTCAGACTCCCTGGCACCTATGTAAAAACTCTAATGGTGGACATCTATAAGCCCACCTcagaggtagggggtggggggcgtgCAGAAATGGGAGGATCCCTGAAGTTCACAGGCTGTCGGCCAAGCTGAACTGGTTCAATAAcaaagcttgtctcaaaaactaaggtaggATAATCTAAGAAGATGCTTGAAGTCACCCTCTGTCCtctacataacacacacacacacacacacgcacacacacacacacacacacactctctctctctcatatatgtacatgtaaattaaataaatgcaaaaaaattaaaaatcaaacaagttCCTGAATTACCTAACAGAAAATCTTAATAACAATCATATATTAAATCCCATAGTCTAAAGcacaagtaaaatattaaaacactATTTCAcgaatagaaattttaaaaatgataatgtgtttgtatgtgtacagtCACACACGTGTGTATTATGTCGAGGTCCATTCCTCAGGACCATCCACCTTGTCTAAGAGCCGGCGCTCATTGAGCAGGCTAGGCTGGCAGGCTAGCACGCCTGACAGATACACCTAGCTTCACCTCCCCAGCACTAGGATGACAGATGTATGTCACCGTGGCTGGCCTTTGTACAtcgggcttgaactcaggttcttaccATGCTGTGTGGCAAGCATTCTACCGACTGAACTATCTTCCTggttggaagaaataaaaataataatccattAAGAACCCATTAAGTTAAAAGATGGTcaaaagccaggcacggtggcacatacctctattcccagcacttgggaggtggagacagaagtaTCAGAAATTctaggtcattctcagctacggAAAGTTTAGAGCTAATCTGGCCTATGTGAGACactgttttcatgtgtgtatgtgtgtgtatttaaaaggagatggagagagacaccCCACCTTAGAAAGGCTAAAGCTCCATTCATACTATTTCATACTGAGACTCCAAAGGTTTCTATATTTAAAAGTTGTCTTTGGATTTACAGTTGATAGGAATTTACAAAAGTCTCTGTTAAAAATCCTAATTTTCAAAATTGAATATATGATCTACTTTTTACCAGGCACAGGGAGATGTACAGGGAGAAACCCAAACTAGCAAGACAAACAGAGAACAGCTTTTTGTCCTACAGTCAAAAAGTCTACTTAGTGTACAACTGTCAACAATGTGCACAGTAAGCATTATATCACGGAGGGCAGTACAGTACAGCAGTATAAACTCAAAGTTCTCTCGGGGACTGTATCTATTGCCACAAAAGTTCTCagcatacaaacatacactaaaccaaaccaatcaaataacagtaacaaaactctattcttaggggctggagaaatggttgaGTGTTAAGAGCATACAATGATCTTCAGAGAAATCAAGTTTGGATTCTAGAACCCACCTTGGGCAATTTACAATTGTTGTTACTACCAGCCCcagggagatctgacaccctcttctgacctttgtgggcaTCCACTCACATGCGGCATGTATTCATACAGATATAGACACTCACACGtaagtagaaataaaagaataaatccaaaaccaaaaaccaacaccCCAAAACCTCAGCTCTCTTGCTTATGGGTTTCAATGTACCAGGTTTACAATATTTTCCTACATAACAGTGGGTTAATGTAAAACAGAAATATTGGCAAAGCGAAGGAAGTAGTAGAGTTAAAggtataacacatacacacagccctctgcacatatgtacacacatacatagacacaccctctacaatatgtatgtatatataagtatagatatatacacacatatacatgtatatataagtatacatgtatatataagtatagatatatacacacatatacatgtacaacacacacacacagccctctgcacatatgtacacacatacatagacacaccctctacaatatgtacatatataagtatagatatatacacacatatacatgtatgtacacctgcacatatatacatttatgtatgtacattcacacatccctctgcacatatgtacacacacttcTGCGTGATATGTACAAGTCTATGTGTAGATATGTATACACACCCACGtacatgcacattcatgtgcacacacacacatacatacatacacacagacaaaaactcACTCTCACTATCTAGTAACCAAACTGAGTATATAAAATGGGAATCCtttttagttaaatattttttaggTGACTTAATGGTACAAGTACAAACTACCCACGCCTAAGCATAAAGTATACTTGGAAGGTCATTAGCTGGCTTACAAAAGAACaattaaagaaatcagaaattacGTGGATCCCTTTTAGATATCCTGAGCTCATCATCAGGCCTCAAGAATTTACTAAGACCTCTCTGAATTGCCTTGATTTCCTTTCCCTACAAGAAATGTCCATTTTCAGGATGGGGACTCAGATTCTGAGAGGTTGGAGAACTTGCCCAAACCTAGAAAACTTTTATGTGGCAAGTCTGATCAGAGTGTTCCCGATCTGTAACTGCAGCCATTCCATTATGCCACTATAATGTAGGACAGCAGAATCAAAGGGCTTTGATCTATGTATtggataaaaagagaaaagaaaatgtaataaaataagcATATCTGTGAAACTGGAAAGTGGAGGAAAAgaacagggaggaaatgaagCCACAGGCCAATGGCAGCCATGGCAGTAGGATCACTATAACTCCTAATCCATGCTGTTCCTTGGGCCTTGTAGTGTGACAACAGTGGCAATGTTGCCTAGCTTACAAGGTGCAAATAAGTGAAAAACAGTAACTTCTGGCagccttttaattttcttttttaatttttatttatttaatgtatgcatGTTCTGCTGCATACAACTCTGCCTGcctgaagagaacatcagatccccctatagatggttgtgagtcaccatgttgttgctgagacttgaactcaggacctctggaagagcagctaagtgctcttaaccactgagccatctcaccagccctgatggCATCCTTTTAAaggcagattttatttttttttaatctatcgaAGAAAAGAAATCCTAACTATTAGAAACTTTTGAGACTAAATCCTAATCTGGAACCAATCTAGTATATGACCCACCAGCAACTAAAGCCATTTTTTGAAATTTGATGAAAAAGAGGGAAATAAAATTGTTCAAGCAGACAATCCATGAGTATTTTCAATAAGAGTAAATTTAAACATGAAATCCACAGTAACCTTGAAGTTGattctgcagtttctttttttcaggaTCATCAGATTCTGCTTCCCCATCACTGTCATtcctaatgaaaaaaatttaatatatgcaAAAGATCACTCACTGCTAATAAACAATGCAAAAGTGAAGGAAAGATTACCTGAAATATTTACACAACAAAAGACACTGACATCAAAATTGATTTTTACTTCAGTGTTTCAAATGATGCttttaagaatatattaaaaCAGAGAACAGGCAAATAATCAATAGGAAAGTACACACTGGAAACGGACAAGAGTGGGCTAAAGTCAGGATCACCTGCACCCTCGTGACATACCTGTGCATGAACCTAATCACAGGAGTGTGCCCCACACTACTCTATAAAGGacttaaaggaaaggaaaatgatgaGCTACTATGAAAAACATTAGGACCAGGCAAAAACTGGAACTCAACAGGACTTTGTGTTAGGAAGAAAGGGtacaatacataaaaatgtacaaGAACAGAGAAAGCTTCCTAGTGAAAATCTTaggaattcaaaaaaaaaaattgccaaccCACTTGTATTGGTTAGCTTTTGTGACCTAACCAAGACTACCTTCGAAGAAGgattctgaggaactgcctcgAACACACTGCAGTGTGGTGGGCACATCTGTGTGGCAGTATCTTGATTACTTAGTAACATAGGAAGGTCCAGCCCACTCtggcagtgccatccctaggcaggttgAGCTTGGGCGATACAAGAAGGATGAGCAAGCAAGGGAAAGCAtgctagtaagcagcatccctccatcaTGCTCTGCgccaagctcctgccttgagtcctTCCTACCTTTGAATCCCTCAGCGGTGGACTATACTTTCTAAACCAAATGACATCACTTCTCCTCAcattgcttttgctcatggtattTTAGCACAGCAGTAGATAAGCAAACTAGAACAGCGCTATATCACATCTAGGGATTTACATTGAGGTCATTTTTAAAGTTCACTACAAGGACAGTCATACCTATAGTACAActgtggaaaaaaacaaaaataattatgttcAATAATGGCTTATCACAAAATACACTACAGCTTTTGAAAACAATGTTGTAGAAACACATAATGGAAAAATGTTCCTGCTACAATGTTGGGTAAAAAAGtgatacagagaagaaaaatcctACCAACTTTTAGATTTTAATATATCAGAGGGTTGAAAAACTTGACAGGACTTATGACTGGGTGATAAAGCCTTGGTTATTTGTAGCATGGCAGAGTTACAGATGAAGTAACTACTGAGAACTGAGTCACAGACACTCCAACCCCTTATTCATGCTATCTCATGCTGTACAAATCATTCAATACAGGTTCCCTTCATCCTCAGCAAACCTGAAGTCCCCCAAGGTGAAGGTTGCTTGTGTGAAGAACAAATCTTCAGGGAAGACCATGGTTTGccctgaggaaactgaggcagaggtcTTCTATGTACTTCTGAGCCCTAGTAATGGCTCATGGGAGAGGTGGCAACAGCAAGATCTCTACTTGAACATAAAATACCACAGGCATGAATTTACAATTCTCTGTCCCCAAATGGAATCCTGGGTAATTATTTCTCTTAGTGATGGGAACCCATCTGTGATTCTCTGTACTcaaaattctataaaataatcCCTGCAAGAACacctttccttttaattaaatCAGCCAAAGTGAGTTCGGCTGCTTGTAACTGATAATTAGTATAAAAGAAAGATCAACTCTCCTCTGTCTGGCTGCCACTGGACAGCAGATGACTACGGGGTCCTCAGTAATACTGCATGTGTCCCAGCAGACAGGGAAGATCCAATGTCTCTAATGGAAAAGATGCCTGTGAGATGTGGAAGCCCTGTATGCTCATGATGAATTCTTCCCTTTACGTGCACTTCATGTTGGGAACTAGTATGTACAGAATATAAAATACTCTTGGCATGCCACAGACACTGTTttcctaacctaacctaacctaaaTTCCCTAGTATTTCAACAGAGAATAtaaaaccctgagattctaatTTTCTTCAAACTCTGCCACACACTTTAAGACAGCTAACTCTAATTTTTATATCTGCCCCCATCCTTAAAATAGACAATGTCTAGTAAATGGGCAAAATTTCACCATGAACAAACATGGAAGGAGAGCACTGACTAAACAGCTCCATCTCTAGTTCCCTCATGACTTTGGGCATCACATGTACCTTGCAGAACATGAACTGTGAGCATCACAGGCTCCAGAACTCATCAGATCCTCAGTGTTTCAAATCCAGCCAGGCCACATCAACtgaaaaatctcattttcctaaTGTGATTTGGAACCATGCTGGCACTCATTTGTAGGACCATCAAGAGCAAATCTGGCTAGAATAAGTCCTCCCTGCTTAGCAGAGTTGGGCACAAATCCACTAAACGCTCTCTACATTTTTGATACCTCATGCATCTAGGAAGGCATTCAAAACCTGGAGCTTACTGCTTCAAAAATTATGCTGTTGTTTCTTCATGATGACATAATACAAATCCACAGAGAAAAAAACcttttgcataaaataaaaattaatgacacTGTTAGAGTTCGCTTTCCCTTTGTGCACAAGGTCAGATGTAATTCACAGATCACACACTTCTACAGTAGTACTGTCTTACTGACAGTCAGGGGTGTGCTGGCGTCATGACTGTAGTGTTTTCCCAATTACTTGAAAACACCTTGAAaaaaggtaggagagagagagtgcagtCAGCACAGACTAGCAACTCTGGTCTGATGGTAGATGCTTCCAGTTTCCTGGCCACACTATCTCTATGTAACCACCCAACTCTGTTATAGGACAAAAActgctgctgggtggtggtggcacacgcctttaatcccagcacttgggaggcagaggcaggcacatttctgagtttgaggccagcctggtctacaaagtgagttccaggacagccagggttatacagagaaaccctgtctcgaaaaaaaacaaaaacaaaaaacaaaaaaaaaacaaaaccaaacaaacaaaaaacctgcctGAGATAACAGTATGTAAGTGGATGTGCAAGGCTATGTCTCAATAAAACTTAATGATTGAAATAGGCAATAAACCCACTTAGGCCCATGAACCATGGCTAGAAAATCCCTGGCTTAGACAAAAGAATCCTATTTCACAAGTGAAAAGTTATAGGATACAAAATCTAACACTTTAGAATACATACATACCCCTTCTCATCAACTGGGCCTGACTGTTCCTCTTTCACGGGCTTCTGtggtttcttctcctttttcttcagatATTCCTTTAGTTTTTCTGCTCTATCAAGATAT contains:
- the Vps4b gene encoding vacuolar protein sorting-associated protein 4B gives rise to the protein MASTNTNLQKAIDLASKAAQEDKAGNYEEALQLYQHAVQYFLHVVKYEAQGDKAKQSIRAKCTEYLDRAEKLKEYLKKKEKKPQKPVKEEQSGPVDEKGNDSDGEAESDDPEKKKLQNQLQGAIVIERPNVKWSDVAGLEGAKEALKEAVILPIKFPHLFTGKRTPWRGILLFGPPGTGKSYLAKAVATEANNSTFFSISSSDLVSKWLGESEKLVKNLFQLARENKPSIIFIDEIDSLCGSRSENESEAARRIKTEFLVQMQGVGVDNDGILVLGATNIPWVLDSAIRRRFEKRIYIPLPEAHARAAMFRLHLGSTQNSLTEADFQELGRKTDGYSGADISIIVRDALMQPVRKVQSATHFKKVRGPSRADPNCIVNDLLTPCSPGDPGAIEMTWMDVPGDKLLEPVVSMWDMLRSLSSTKPTVNEQDLLKLKKFTEDFGQEG